The stretch of DNA tgttagccaatcagcattcagggctctaacCACCCGGTTTATAATATGTAGTACTTGAGTCCACCCCTCTATAGTTTCTGTCCCATCTGAATTCCATCTGCATTACAGTGCATTCACTGCTTAATGCCACATCCACTATATTGTTTGGATGGTTAAGTCCTCCAATATTGCACTGAGACAGACCTGAGGGCTGAGGAGAGCGAGTGCTGGCCAGCCTCCCCTTCGCCCAACTGATCATTGCCTCGTGTCTCTGTACCGCGGGATGAGTTACCGTTGCCCCTTGCTCTCTGAGCCTGTGTAAGTACTCTGGCTtccagcccccccaaaaaaaaatatttagagGCTCGTAGTCTCGTTCTCAGAGAGCTAGGGTTACATCTGCGTTctaaatagcaccctatcccATATatgatgcactacttttgatcagagcacATAAGGCTCTgctcataagtagtgcactatgtagggaatagggtgccatttgggacacagaaacAGTTACAGGTACTGTTAAATATTGCTGGAACGGAGGACCAGACGACAGTGTGGTTTGTTTCTGTACCTGTCAGCTGTTTTTTAGATCCTGTTAAGTTTGTTAGGTGTGTGTGCGTTTGGTAACAGTGGTCTTATCTCTGGAAAAGAGAATGTCATCATTCTAAATACAGTACTCATGTAATTGGACTGCATTTGCACAAATGAACATTTATTTATAAAATGTTGTTTGTTAAAACCAGTTTCATTGCAAATGTATTCTCAACTATTATCATATAAATAATGAGAGGAAGTATGAACTGTAAGAAAATAGGTAAGTATAAACGTGAGAGTTTACTATGAGAGTTTCCATTCTCTTTTCTCTGTGGTGGGATAAGTTGCTCCAGTTAAATATTGCTACTCGCTGCATCTTACCCCTTCTATAGTGTTAACACATCCCCCTTCCTATGTTGTGTCCATGGCCTTGCAGATCCCACACTCTGGTCCACGGAGCATGTGCGCCAGTGGCTGGAGTGGGCAGTTAAAGAGTATGGCCTGCTGGACGTGGACGTGGCTCTCTTCCACAACATGGACGGCAAGGACCTGTGCAAGATGAGCAAGGAGGACTTCCAGAGGCTCACGCTCAGCTACAACGCAGACATCCTGCTCTCCCACCTGCACTACCTCAGAGAGAGTGAGTCTAGtatcttccttctcctcctcatgatccctctctcctctcctccctctccgtgCTCCAGCCTTCTGTCCTTTTTCCCCAGCTGACCAACACAATGCGTTGGCAGGTGGTAAAGAGAAATACTACAAAGGGCTACTACTGAAGGGCTGCTGTAGTCTGGTGGTCCATTCTTTACCTCTATACCAGGGGTAAGGTAGGAAACTTGTCCTGGGGGATTATAAGGTAAACAGGCATAAGGTGCTTTAAATTTTGACCTGAAACCAAAGCCTTTACACACTCTGGCTCTCTAAAACCAGACTTGCCTAGATTATTAAGGAGAAAGGGGAGTGTGAGATACATGATACACTTGTTCCATTAACAAAGTGTCTGCTTGTTAAAGTTAGGGGAAAGGGCAGATCCTGCAGCCTTCCAGTAGCCTTCCAGTAGCGAGCCTCAGtagtcctgtctgtgtgttgtgtgaatCAAACTTAGCTCTCACTGACATACTCCAGAGGGCCTCAGACTACAGATTAGAATGCAACCTGGTGAAGGAGTCCCTGTtgctgctgcttctgctgctTTGGCTGAATGACTCACTGCTCCAAGGCCTGCTTTCCTGTCCACTGCACCTCAcctcccctctacacacacacgttTTTTGTGCATGTCATCCACATGCTCGTTCacttgcgcgcgcacacacacacacacacacacacacacacacacacacacacacacacacacacacacacacacacacacacacacacacacacacacacacacacagtttttaaATTGTTAGCAATAGatgtgacagtagtagtagttgggtagtagtagtaggattAATGGTGGCAGTAGTGTAACAATAATAAAATCATTAAGATGTTTTTGAAGAGGAGTAGATATACTACATCAAAGTCCTAATTGACACCCATCTTAAGATAAGTATCTGTTTATAGTCATTGGAGAAGGTTTGTCAGACTCTTGAGATTATGTGTATCTTTGATAGTCTGTCTCTTTCTGCTCTCCAAGTATAGGGTAGTCCAAGTTCCATTTGATCGTGCAGACAACTTTCCAATGAACCATTACTCTTCTCATGATGACTGCTAATGGTTTTGTTTGTTTGATATCAGTGTTGGTTTTGGTAGGGTTTAGCCACAGATGTACAGATGAGGTAAgtgatgggagaaagagaggaacaaaaacagaaagaaaaccagacacacagaccacacagacagacagatggaggtgGAGGAGTCCAGAGTTTAGATTTGCGTACCACCACGTTCTGAACTGGGCTGTTGTTTGTGTTATTCCACAATCCTGTGCTTGAAGCTCTCTTGAAACACATCTCATCAAAATCTTTTGAATTACCTTTTCTTATACATTCCTTTTAGTGCAATCAACAGTTCCCACCCCCTCATTTAAATACTGTGGGCAGTTTGAAATTGATAAGAGAGAATTGCCAATAGGCCTACTTATTTTCATTTGGCTTTAGATTTAAAATGGTCTGAAGGGAGTGGGTAGGCACACCTACACTATTCACAGACCCTGACGGTGGCTGGCTTTGAATTTGAGGTCTCTTCGACTGGAAAAAACACTAGTGATGGGAGGGAAAGGAAGAATGCCCTCTCCTCCTTTTGTTTTTGGTAATGGTTTCTGCTCCTCTTTCCCCCTTGTGTGTACACACGCTCGCCGAATTTACTCTGGAGGAGGGAAAATTGGGAAAAGCGATGGATTCTCACAGACAAATGTGGGCACGAGTGATTAACTGTTTATTTGGGTTGGTCCTCCCTGCCATTGTCTCCCCTCTCGCTATGGCGATGTGTTCCACACttacatgctctctctctttctcgctctctctttcccactccatTTCCCCTCTCCTTACCCACTATCTCCCTGTACTGCTCCTTGCCTGTTGAATGTTGCCTCTATGGCAGTTCTGAGAGCAGCCCTTACCTTAGTGCATCGCTAAAGGTCTGTGTTTATCATGGCTGACGCCCCCCAACGCATCACTCCTTGCACATCATAGGTTGTTTTGAGCTGTTTTCTTTTTTTGGTTCATCTCTTTTTCAAAAGAATGTTTTATTTCTCAGCTCCACTTCCTCACTTGACTTCCGATGATGTTGACAAAGCCTTACAAAACTCCCCGCGGTTAATGCATGCTCGCAACACAGGTAAGGAGACCCCTGCCCCCCCTTCTCTACCTCTGGCTTTGCTCCCGCCACCACAGTATCCTCACACTCACACAGTGCCCacctatgtatatacagtgcactttttatatactgtacatgcacacTGCTTTTTTTGTATTCATATGATTATCAGATTATGCATCAAGTcatctaatctgatactggttgTTATTATTTCTAATGTGTTTTTGTTATGTGGTGCAGAAGTTACTGTATGCTGGTGCAGTAATGCATTGTGGCTGTAGAGCGTAGATGAAGGCATGTGCTAAAGTCTAACGTTGATGCATAGTGCTGTAATTACCCATTTGCTGCACGAAATCCCTCCCCACATGGATATGGAACATTCAGTCAATGTCATGAAAAGTTGTGACATTACGGGTACATAATAATTCACGTAATTCATTAATtatcctctctttcactctccacaGGAGGTGCAAGTTTTATTTTCCCCAACACTCCCGTTTATCCCACTGACAACTCCCCCAGAGTCTCCACTAGGCCAGGTGGGTGATTCATCACTCCTACAAGTTTATGTAGATGAGGCATAAGAGCTTACTGTGAACCCATCCAATTACACTTAGAGGAGCAAAGTACATGGGTAAAGGAGAAACAAGGAACCACACACCTTGCAGACAAAGTACTACATTTTGATTATTGTACAAAAATACTCATATACAAAGGTGTTTAGAAGACGTTCGTCAAAAGAATATTTGAGGTGCTTTAATTTGTTTATATTCAACACAAGCATCTTCTGCCCTTAAAATAATCCTCCAGACTGCAGTAATTGTGCCTATGTGTTTAGGCCCCTTGTATTATGGAACGTTTCTGACAATCAACCACTCTCACCTCAGACCGATGAGGTGACCCACTGAAATGCACTGTATCTGTCCCAAGCCTGCAGGCAGAAAAGGTGTCAACACACCTTTTCCAcatcatgtttttgtttttatcaTAGGGCCATCTAGGGGTAAGGTTCATAACTGCAGGCAGCAGGTTGACTTGTCATTACTGTTATTTTACAGACCTGGCATATGAAGCAGCCAGAAGAGCTGGATGGCCTACACAAGCTGTGTCTTCCACCAAAGGTAAGGAGTCACAATGTCCTATACATCAGTCGTATGTCAAAAGATGGCACTCGCTTTGCTTTTCATCTGTTGGGAAATGTGTCAACGTACATCACAATTCATTTAAGAGGGTACATCTTTACAAGCCTGTGGACTAGACGTAAACAAAACAGGCTGGGCAGAATCAGAGAACAGGAAATTGTATACctcaatataataatatatttctCCACTGTATACACTTGGAACATTGCCCTCAAGGAAACCAACCCCCTGTTAATATTTTGGGAACTTTATCCCTCAAGGTTCCCTGCCCTCCCCAGTCATTGTCACCAAAACAGAGGAGCAGAGGCCTCAGCTAGGTAAGATATTAGCTTGATCAGTACTCTGAAATAGATGGTGATTGAGCTGAATAAAATATTTTCTCCTACTAATGTGAATGTTTTCCCTTCTTAGATCCTTACCAGATCCTGGGGCCCACGAGCAGCAGGCTGGCAAACCCCGGTGAGTTTTATGGATGGTGTGAGTGATTATCACTTCATTAGATAAAATGTACGATTTTAGAAATTCATTAACAAAGGAACCATTTATATGAGCAGCTGTTATGGTGGTGACTGTTGCAATAAGTTGTTGTTGTGGTCTTGACTGTAACATGTCTGTATGTAGTTGTTATGGTGATgaccacctgtctctctccagactgtattataaaTAATTACGTGCTGATTCCTTGTCTCTGTCCAGACTGTATTATAATTGTTACAATATTGACTCCCTGACTCTGTCCCGACTGTATAAGTAACTGTTACACCTGTTGACTTCCTGTCTCTGTCCAGACGTTGGCCGGGACTCAAACAAACCGCAATCCGCCGACATCGCACTACTCTTGAGCTTTAAAGGTAATTTACGCTTGAGCTGACATCCGCAGCGTTTACCCTGAATGCGATCGTGAACATCAAGGAAATTGCCTTTGAAAGTGAAGTGCAGTGCGATGTCGACATCCCGGTTTGAATCCCGGCCTGAATTAGTCATTTTAACTGTGTTGACACCTTTTCTGCCTGTAGGCTCGGGACAGATACAGTTGTGGCAGTTCCTGCTGGAGCTCCTGTCAGACAGCACAAACTCCGGCTGCATCACCTGGGAGGGCACCAATGGCGAGTTCAAGATGACCGACCCTGATGAGGTGGCGAGGCGCTGGGGTGAGAGGAAGAGCAAGCCCAACATGAACTACGACAAGCTGAGCCGTGCCTTGCGCTACTACTACGACAAGAACATCATGACCAAGGTGCACGGCAAGCGCTACGCCTACAAGTTTGACTTCCACGGCATcgcccaggccctgcagccccacCCGCCAGAGTCCTCCATGTACAAGTACCCCTCCGATCTGTCCTACATGAGCACCTACCATACACACCAGCAGAAGGTCAACTTCGTCACGCCCCACCCCCAAGCGCTACCCGTCAACTCCTCCAGCTTCTTTGCTGGCCCCAACCCCTACTGGAACTCTCCCACTGGAGGTATCTACCCCAACACCCGGCACCCAGGCGCTCACATGCCCTCCCACCTGGGCACGTACTATTAGACCTGCCAAGGGAAGGGCATCTTGCTATGCTAAAACTGGAGGAAGAAATGGGAAAACACAAAGGGTTTCTGTTTGGATAGTGTCAGAACCAAACAAAAACAGGGGCAGGGTCAATAATGAAGAAATTTGGTAGAGGTAGGGTAACTGGTGTAAGTCTAGGGCATGAGCAGGTGAGGAAACTCAAGGTTCTGTAAAGGATTAAGAGGAGGGCTACAGACACGTCGCTATAAGATGATAGGAGGGAAAACTGTAAATGTAAAAAGGGCAATAGTGGACGTTACTATGAGCAAGGGCATTGTGCGACATGTAGCTTCTGAGAACAGTGAAAGATAAGTCTTTGAGTAGAATTAAAAGGGAGTTATCAGTGGACTATATAACATGATCATGTCCTTTTTATAAAGGTCGCTAAATATACCCCAAAAATACAATAGCTGCATGAACAGTTACTTATTATATATGTTTTAAAACTATTAAACTACCTTATTTAATGAAGTAAACATATCAAAGACTGTAATGATGAGGCAAGATAAGTAAGATGTAAGTGTGGAgaagggtgtggtgtggtgtggcagATGAGTGTGTActtcagaggaagtagggataaGTACTAAACTTGGCTTTAGTAAACTGTGAAACAAGCACCAGCAGGAAACACCTTAGGTAGATGTGTGCTAGATGGTCATGTCACATGACCATGCATGTACTCACAGACTGTTTGTGAACAAAGGTGGGGCAACATCAGAGAGGACGGCGGATCATGAAAGACACTGAAATATGTGAAAAATTAAGTATTATTCCTTTGGATATAAACTGCCTTATGTCTTATCAGTATTATTATACTACATAGTAGTGCGTATGGCATTATTGAACGTAAAGGGAAGATTGTTTTACTTGACTGTTATTCTTAAAGAGAGTGCCTTGAAATCAATTAATCTGTGTTTTGGACATTTTGAAAAACTGGAATTAAGCACGATTCGTAAAATGTTGTGTGTGACCTCAAATCTTTTTATAAGGAAGGAGGAGTTTTCTTGACCACAGTGACTTACCACAGAAACTCCCAGTTCAACTGAAGAGATTTTACAAAGTTCCAATTTTGTATTATTGTTTTTCTGAGTCGCGAACGCTGTGCGTTTGTTAGATTGAAGTATACAAGTCAGTGTTATATTTCTTTTTATATGATACATTTATAACTTATGCAATATATACACTACGAGTTGATCTCAGCCAGCCAAAGACACAGACAATGTTTTTATAATAGATATAGTGACAAAAAAGTCATTGAAATAGACTAAAGAAGGCAGTTGTGGCCTTTGAACTTTATGCTCTGTAAACAGTTTACAACATAAACTATATATACTAATATAAAACTGATTGTGTCGGCCAGGCAAGTCATTTCAGACCTGTTCAGTATTATTTTATGGGATGCAGGCTTGGGTAGAACACTTATAAGCTGCCAGCCTTGAAAGCTGAGAAACAGGACTGAGATACTGAGATTGTTTACTAAAGGGACCATAAAAATGATATACTTTGATAgattttctactgtgtcatttcTAATAAAGTATCTTCAACCAAAGTGCTGTCCTCTCTTGTCTCGGAAGGTGACAGATTGTGTGTTATTGTGCCCTGTCTGCATGCAGTATAAAGAGGAGTTGCCCCCATTATTTTGACCCAACACAGTCGATGTGTTCCAACAACCAAACGACAAACCTCCTTTGGCTCTACCCTGAGTGTTGCCACAACAACAGAGATGAGGAGTAGAGCAGTGTGGGATGGGGGTAATGGAATCTTCTAGAGCTTTTTTATATATAAAACATCCTTTCAATCTCATTATGGTATATGGAT from Oncorhynchus kisutch isolate 150728-3 linkage group LG28, Okis_V2, whole genome shotgun sequence encodes:
- the erg gene encoding transcriptional regulator ERG isoform X8, coding for MIQTGTDPAGPTKEALSVVSEDQSLFECTYGTPHHAKAEMAAAAASEYGQTAKMSPRVHQQDWLSQPPARVTIKMECNSGQVNGNRNSPDECSVGKNGKLSSGGEGSTPVTYSSYLEDKHIVPPNMTTNERRVIVPADPTLWSTEHVRQWLEWAVKEYGLLDVDVALFHNMDGKDLCKMSKEDFQRLTLSYNADILLSHLHYLRENLAYEAARRAGWPTQAVSSTKGSLPSPVIVTKTEEQRPQLDPYQILGPTSSRLANPDVGRDSNKPQSADIALLLSFKGSGQIQLWQFLLELLSDSTNSGCITWEGTNGEFKMTDPDEVARRWGERKSKPNMNYDKLSRALRYYYDKNIMTKVHGKRYAYKFDFHGIAQALQPHPPESSMYKYPSDLSYMSTYHTHQQKVNFVTPHPQALPVNSSSFFAGPNPYWNSPTGGIYPNTRHPGAHMPSHLGTYY
- the erg gene encoding transcriptional regulator ERG isoform X1, whose translation is MIQTGTDPAGPTKEALSVVSEDQSLFECTYGTPHHAKAEMAAAAASEYGQTAKMSPRVHQQDWLSQPPARVTIKMECNSGQVNGNRNSPDECSVGKNGKLSSGGEGSTPVTYSSYLEDKHIVPPNMTTNERRVIVPADPTLWSTEHVRQWLEWAVKEYGLLDVDVALFHNMDGKDLCKMSKEDFQRLTLSYNADILLSHLHYLRETPLPHLTSDDVDKALQNSPRLMHARNTGGASFIFPNTPVYPTDNSPRVSTRPDLAYEAARRAGWPTQAVSSTKGSLPSPVIVTKTEEQRPQLDPYQILGPTSSRLANPDVGRDSNKPQSADIALLLSFKGSGQIQLWQFLLELLSDSTNSGCITWEGTNGEFKMTDPDEVARRWGERKSKPNMNYDKLSRALRYYYDKNIMTKVHGKRYAYKFDFHGIAQALQPHPPESSMYKYPSDLSYMSTYHTHQQKVNFVTPHPQALPVNSSSFFAGPNPYWNSPTGGIYPNTRHPGAHMPSHLGTYY
- the erg gene encoding transcriptional regulator ERG isoform X4, which translates into the protein MIQTGTDPAGPTKEALSVVSEDQSLFECTYGTPHHAKAEMAAAAASEYGQTAKMSPRVHQQDWLSQPPARVTIKMECNSGQVNGNRNSPDECSVGKNGKLSSGGEGSTPVTYSSYLEDKHIVPPNMTTNERRVIVPADPTLWSTEHVRQWLEWAVKEYGLLDVDVALFHNMDGKDLCKMSKEDFQRLTLSYNADILLSHLHYLRERGASFIFPNTPVYPTDNSPRVSTRPDLAYEAARRAGWPTQAVSSTKGSLPSPVIVTKTEEQRPQLDPYQILGPTSSRLANPDVGRDSNKPQSADIALLLSFKGSGQIQLWQFLLELLSDSTNSGCITWEGTNGEFKMTDPDEVARRWGERKSKPNMNYDKLSRALRYYYDKNIMTKVHGKRYAYKFDFHGIAQALQPHPPESSMYKYPSDLSYMSTYHTHQQKVNFVTPHPQALPVNSSSFFAGPNPYWNSPTGGIYPNTRHPGAHMPSHLGTYY
- the erg gene encoding transcriptional regulator ERG isoform X3; translation: MIQTGTDPAGPTKEALSVVSEDQSLFECTYGTPHHAKAEMAAAAASEYGQTAKMSPRVHQQDWLSQPPARVTIKMECNSGQVNGNRNSPDECSVGKNGKLSSGGEGSTPVTYSSYLEDKHIVPPNMTTNERRVIVPADPTLWSTEHVRQWLEWAVKEYGLLDVDVALFHNMDGKDLCKMSKEDFQRLTLSYNADILLSHLHYLRETPLPHLTSDDVDKALQNSPRLMHARNTGGASFIFPNTPVYPTDNSPRVSTRPDLAYEAARRAGWPTQAVSSTKGSLPSPVIVTKTEEQRPQLDPYQILGPTSSRLANPGSGQIQLWQFLLELLSDSTNSGCITWEGTNGEFKMTDPDEVARRWGERKSKPNMNYDKLSRALRYYYDKNIMTKVHGKRYAYKFDFHGIAQALQPHPPESSMYKYPSDLSYMSTYHTHQQKVNFVTPHPQALPVNSSSFFAGPNPYWNSPTGGIYPNTRHPGAHMPSHLGTYY
- the erg gene encoding transcriptional regulator ERG isoform X10; amino-acid sequence: MASTIKEALSVVSEDQSLFECTYGTPHHAKAEMAAAAASEYGQTAKMSPRVHQQDWLSQPPARVTIKMECNSGQVNGNRNSPDECSVGKNGKLSSGGEGSTPVTYSSYLEDKHIVPPNMTTNERRVIVPADPTLWSTEHVRQWLEWAVKEYGLLDVDVALFHNMDGKDLCKMSKEDFQRLTLSYNADILLSHLHYLRENLAYEAARRAGWPTQAVSSTKGSLPSPVIVTKTEEQRPQLDPYQILGPTSSRLANPGSGQIQLWQFLLELLSDSTNSGCITWEGTNGEFKMTDPDEVARRWGERKSKPNMNYDKLSRALRYYYDKNIMTKVHGKRYAYKFDFHGIAQALQPHPPESSMYKYPSDLSYMSTYHTHQQKVNFVTPHPQALPVNSSSFFAGPNPYWNSPTGGIYPNTRHPGAHMPSHLGTYY
- the erg gene encoding transcriptional regulator ERG isoform X7, with product MIQTGTDPAGPTKEALSVVSEDQSLFECTYGTPHHAKAEMAAAAASEYGQTAKMSPRVHQQDWLSQPPARVTIKMECNSGQVNGNRNSPDECSVGKNGKLSSGGEGSTPVTYSSYLEDKHIVPPNMTTNERRVIVPADPTLWSTEHVRQWLEWAVKEYGLLDVDVALFHNMDGKDLCKMSKEDFQRLTLSYNADILLSHLHYLRERGASFIFPNTPVYPTDNSPRVSTRPDLAYEAARRAGWPTQAVSSTKGSLPSPVIVTKTEEQRPQLDPYQILGPTSSRLANPGSGQIQLWQFLLELLSDSTNSGCITWEGTNGEFKMTDPDEVARRWGERKSKPNMNYDKLSRALRYYYDKNIMTKVHGKRYAYKFDFHGIAQALQPHPPESSMYKYPSDLSYMSTYHTHQQKVNFVTPHPQALPVNSSSFFAGPNPYWNSPTGGIYPNTRHPGAHMPSHLGTYY
- the erg gene encoding transcriptional regulator ERG isoform X2, whose protein sequence is MASTIKEALSVVSEDQSLFECTYGTPHHAKAEMAAAAASEYGQTAKMSPRVHQQDWLSQPPARVTIKMECNSGQVNGNRNSPDECSVGKNGKLSSGGEGSTPVTYSSYLEDKHIVPPNMTTNERRVIVPADPTLWSTEHVRQWLEWAVKEYGLLDVDVALFHNMDGKDLCKMSKEDFQRLTLSYNADILLSHLHYLRETPLPHLTSDDVDKALQNSPRLMHARNTGGASFIFPNTPVYPTDNSPRVSTRPDLAYEAARRAGWPTQAVSSTKGSLPSPVIVTKTEEQRPQLDPYQILGPTSSRLANPDVGRDSNKPQSADIALLLSFKGSGQIQLWQFLLELLSDSTNSGCITWEGTNGEFKMTDPDEVARRWGERKSKPNMNYDKLSRALRYYYDKNIMTKVHGKRYAYKFDFHGIAQALQPHPPESSMYKYPSDLSYMSTYHTHQQKVNFVTPHPQALPVNSSSFFAGPNPYWNSPTGGIYPNTRHPGAHMPSHLGTYY
- the erg gene encoding transcriptional regulator ERG isoform X9 translates to MASTIKEALSVVSEDQSLFECTYGTPHHAKAEMAAAAASEYGQTAKMSPRVHQQDWLSQPPARVTIKMECNSGQVNGNRNSPDECSVGKNGKLSSGGEGSTPVTYSSYLEDKHIVPPNMTTNERRVIVPADPTLWSTEHVRQWLEWAVKEYGLLDVDVALFHNMDGKDLCKMSKEDFQRLTLSYNADILLSHLHYLRERGASFIFPNTPVYPTDNSPRVSTRPDLAYEAARRAGWPTQAVSSTKGSLPSPVIVTKTEEQRPQLDPYQILGPTSSRLANPGSGQIQLWQFLLELLSDSTNSGCITWEGTNGEFKMTDPDEVARRWGERKSKPNMNYDKLSRALRYYYDKNIMTKVHGKRYAYKFDFHGIAQALQPHPPESSMYKYPSDLSYMSTYHTHQQKVNFVTPHPQALPVNSSSFFAGPNPYWNSPTGGIYPNTRHPGAHMPSHLGTYY
- the erg gene encoding transcriptional regulator ERG isoform X5, coding for MASTIKEALSVVSEDQSLFECTYGTPHHAKAEMAAAAASEYGQTAKMSPRVHQQDWLSQPPARVTIKMECNSGQVNGNRNSPDECSVGKNGKLSSGGEGSTPVTYSSYLEDKHIVPPNMTTNERRVIVPADPTLWSTEHVRQWLEWAVKEYGLLDVDVALFHNMDGKDLCKMSKEDFQRLTLSYNADILLSHLHYLRETPLPHLTSDDVDKALQNSPRLMHARNTGGASFIFPNTPVYPTDNSPRVSTRPDLAYEAARRAGWPTQAVSSTKGSLPSPVIVTKTEEQRPQLDPYQILGPTSSRLANPGSGQIQLWQFLLELLSDSTNSGCITWEGTNGEFKMTDPDEVARRWGERKSKPNMNYDKLSRALRYYYDKNIMTKVHGKRYAYKFDFHGIAQALQPHPPESSMYKYPSDLSYMSTYHTHQQKVNFVTPHPQALPVNSSSFFAGPNPYWNSPTGGIYPNTRHPGAHMPSHLGTYY
- the erg gene encoding transcriptional regulator ERG isoform X6 translates to MASTIKEALSVVSEDQSLFECTYGTPHHAKAEMAAAAASEYGQTAKMSPRVHQQDWLSQPPARVTIKMECNSGQVNGNRNSPDECSVGKNGKLSSGGEGSTPVTYSSYLEDKHIVPPNMTTNERRVIVPADPTLWSTEHVRQWLEWAVKEYGLLDVDVALFHNMDGKDLCKMSKEDFQRLTLSYNADILLSHLHYLRERGASFIFPNTPVYPTDNSPRVSTRPDLAYEAARRAGWPTQAVSSTKGSLPSPVIVTKTEEQRPQLDPYQILGPTSSRLANPDVGRDSNKPQSADIALLLSFKGSGQIQLWQFLLELLSDSTNSGCITWEGTNGEFKMTDPDEVARRWGERKSKPNMNYDKLSRALRYYYDKNIMTKVHGKRYAYKFDFHGIAQALQPHPPESSMYKYPSDLSYMSTYHTHQQKVNFVTPHPQALPVNSSSFFAGPNPYWNSPTGGIYPNTRHPGAHMPSHLGTYY